Proteins from a single region of Puntigrus tetrazona isolate hp1 chromosome 2, ASM1883169v1, whole genome shotgun sequence:
- the si:rp71-1g18.1 gene encoding zinc finger protein 568, protein MSESVSRFQAEVAAVMEVLLKVAVVEITKVFEGRALDCHGCTVDRGAQIKENLVCVPDIRTHMESALTNLSNKMVCSVGVQVGETLLSHHQDQCVSTERDKIYLQESIGEEGLSPSEALCKESPEAVDLQCMVDLPCSIFKETGICRGDLIQEVPWTDDLKTETIQEHDLQESSSHTVVDPFSSVIGSIPSADLSTDTMSQWDLGLMEVSSLPSVEKSPLTEPPQSSRTPAEGANGKKVCLQLSQTPFDCKLLRPCSVQLVNLLMLSSAQRPNGSNRKCFSTPKDLRTHQRVHTGRRLCCFKECGNGIWRLQGVLTQGHAYACKICGKKFKRKKILKRHERFHTGEKPYSCRRCKKTFALRKSLRRHERFHTGERPHVCHHCRKGFRLKNNLKAHLRFHTGEKPYMCNLCSKGFRIHKNLEKHRLTHSAAVSFRTLQ, encoded by the exons ATGTCAGAGTCTGTGTCCAGGTTTCAAGCCGAGGTGGCGGCCGTTATGGAGGTGTTACTAAAGGTGGCCGTCGTGGAGATAACGAAAGTTTTCGAAGGACGTGCGTTGGATTGCCATGGCTGCACGGTCGATAGAGGAGCTCAGATCAAAGAGAATCTGGTGTGTGTCCCTGACATCAGGACTCATATGGAAAGTGCGTTGACTAATCTCTCTAACAAGATGGTTTGTAGCGTCGGTGTGCAAGTAGGAGAGACACTGCTGTCCCACCACCAGG ATCAGTGCGTGTCCACTGAGAGAGACAAGATTTATCTGCAGGAATCCATTGGAGAGGAGGGGCTTTCTCCATCTGAAGCTCTCTGCAAGGAGTCTCCAGAAGCTGTGGATTTGCAGTGCATGGTTGACCTTCCATGCTCTATCTTCAAAGAAACT GGGATTTGTAGAGGAGACTTAATTCAAGAAGTGCCATGGACAGATGATTTAAAGACCGAGACAATTCAGGAACATG ATCTTCAGGAATCCTCTTCACACACTGTAGTCGATCCGTTCAGCTCTGTTATAGGTAGCATTCCCAGTGCAGACCTTTCCACTGACACTATGAGCCAGTGGGACCTTGGTCTTATGGAAGTCAGTTCTTTGCCATCCGTTGAAAAGTCACCACTCACAGAACCTCCGCAGTCCAGCAGAACCCCAGCAGAGGGCGCGAACGGCAAGAAGGTGTGTTTACAGCTGAGCCAAACACCATTCGACTGCAAACTGTTACGGCCTTGCTCTGTGCAGCTTGTGAACCTCCTGATGCTGTCAAGTGCGCAAAGACCGAACGGTTCCAACAGAAAATGCTTCTCTACACCCAAAGACCTGCGAACCCATCAGCGTGTCCATACGGGACGTCGGCTGTGCTGCTTTAAAGAGTGCGGGAATGGTATTTGGCGCCTGCAGGGCGTTCTCACGCAAGGACATGCTTATGCCTGCAAGATCTGCGGCAAGAAGTTCAAACGCAAGAAGATCCTAAAGCGGCACGAGCGATTTCATACAGGCGAAAAGCCTTATTCGTGCAGGAGGTGTAAAAAGACATTTGCCCTGAGGAAAAGCTTGCGACGGCATGAGCGCttccacactggagagagacCTCACGTCTGCCACCACTGCAGGAAAGGCTTCCGTCTCAAGAACAATTTAAAGGCTCATCTGCGCTTTCATACGGGTGAAAAGCCCTACATGTGCAATCTGTGCTCCAAGGGTTTTAGGATCCACAAGAACCTTGAGAAACACAGGCTCACTCACTCGGCAGCGGTTAGCTTTCGAACTCTTCAGTAA